A window of the Streptomyces albireticuli genome harbors these coding sequences:
- a CDS encoding gamma-glutamyl-gamma-aminobutyrate hydrolase family protein — translation MSTQPLIGFTTYFAQARWGVAWDAPAALVHATYPRYAQRAGGLAVLLPPDEPAAAEAVLRRVDGLVLAGGEDLDPALYGQSPHPRTGKPVPERDRWERALLDAALRRGTPVLGICRGMQLMNIHAGGTLCQHLPDEVGHDGHNPKVGTFTDHLIKPVPDTLTGRLLPEAVQVATHHHQSVDRLGEGLIPTAYAEDGTVEALEYVGERFAVGVQWHPEAREDGRLMEGLVRAASGG, via the coding sequence ATGAGCACGCAGCCGCTGATCGGCTTCACCACCTACTTCGCCCAGGCCCGCTGGGGAGTGGCGTGGGACGCGCCGGCGGCCCTGGTACACGCCACCTACCCCCGGTACGCGCAGCGGGCGGGCGGCCTGGCCGTCCTGCTGCCGCCGGACGAGCCGGCCGCCGCCGAGGCGGTGCTCCGGCGGGTCGACGGCCTGGTCCTCGCGGGCGGCGAGGACCTGGACCCGGCGCTCTACGGCCAGAGCCCGCACCCCCGCACCGGGAAGCCGGTCCCCGAGCGCGACCGCTGGGAGAGGGCGCTGCTGGACGCCGCCCTGCGGCGCGGCACCCCGGTGCTCGGCATCTGCCGCGGCATGCAGCTGATGAACATCCACGCGGGCGGCACGCTCTGCCAGCACCTGCCGGACGAGGTGGGCCACGACGGCCACAACCCCAAGGTGGGCACCTTCACCGACCACCTGATCAAGCCGGTCCCGGACACCCTCACCGGCAGGCTGCTGCCCGAGGCGGTCCAGGTGGCCACCCACCACCACCAGTCGGTGGACCGGCTGGGCGAGGGCCTGATCCCGACGGCGTACGCGGAGGACGGCACGGTGGAGGCCCTGGAGTACGTGGGGGAACGGTTCGCGGTGGGGGTGCAGTGGCACCCGGAGGCACGGGAGGACGGGCGGCTGATGGAGGGACTGGTGAGGGCGGCGAGCGGCGGCTGA
- a CDS encoding TDT family transporter — MSTIHATRPRPGVRHLGPNWYATVMGTAIVASAGAALPAHSPLLRDAYEAVWALAALALLVLLGARATHWARHPDQARRHLADPAVAPFYGCLAMALMAVGGATLSVGSGVIGERTAVAADAVLWVAGTVIGLGAAAAIPYLMVTRHKVAADGASPVWLLPVVAPMVSAALGPALVPHLPAGEWRSAMVFGCYALFGMSLLATLVILPAVFSRLVHHGPLPLALTPTLFLVLGPLGQSTTAVNNLADAAQGAVAAPYAPAMAAFAVLYGVPVIGFALLWLALATAMVVRAFRQGMGFAMTWWAFTFPLGTCVTGAAGLARHTGLPAFTGLATGLYALLVVAWAVAATRTLRGLVSGRLLEAPRPAPSVLPRATVRTT; from the coding sequence ATGAGCACGATCCACGCCACCCGCCCCCGCCCGGGCGTCCGCCACCTCGGGCCCAACTGGTACGCGACCGTCATGGGCACCGCGATCGTCGCGAGCGCCGGCGCCGCGCTGCCCGCGCACTCGCCGCTCCTCCGCGACGCGTACGAGGCGGTGTGGGCGCTGGCCGCGCTCGCCCTGCTCGTCCTGCTCGGGGCGCGGGCCACGCACTGGGCCCGCCACCCTGACCAGGCCCGGCGGCATCTGGCCGACCCGGCCGTCGCGCCCTTCTACGGCTGTCTGGCGATGGCGCTGATGGCGGTCGGCGGAGCGACCCTCTCCGTGGGGTCGGGCGTGATCGGCGAACGGACCGCCGTGGCGGCCGACGCCGTGCTGTGGGTGGCCGGCACCGTGATCGGGCTGGGTGCCGCGGCGGCGATCCCGTACCTTATGGTCACCCGGCACAAGGTGGCGGCCGACGGCGCCTCCCCCGTGTGGCTGCTGCCCGTGGTCGCGCCCATGGTCTCCGCCGCGCTGGGCCCGGCGCTGGTGCCGCACCTGCCGGCCGGTGAGTGGCGGTCGGCGATGGTGTTCGGCTGCTACGCGCTGTTCGGGATGAGCCTGCTGGCCACCCTGGTGATCCTGCCGGCCGTCTTCTCCCGGCTCGTGCACCACGGTCCGCTGCCGCTGGCGCTGACCCCGACCCTCTTCCTCGTCCTCGGCCCGCTGGGCCAGTCCACCACCGCCGTGAACAACCTCGCCGACGCCGCGCAGGGCGCCGTGGCGGCCCCGTACGCGCCCGCGATGGCGGCCTTCGCCGTGCTGTACGGCGTCCCGGTGATCGGTTTCGCGCTGCTGTGGCTGGCGCTGGCCACCGCCATGGTGGTGCGCGCCTTCCGGCAGGGCATGGGCTTCGCGATGACCTGGTGGGCGTTCACCTTCCCCCTCGGCACCTGTGTCACCGGCGCCGCGGGCCTGGCCCGGCACACCGGGCTGCCGGCCTTCACCGGCCTGGCCACCGGGCTGTACGCGCTGCTGGTGGTGGCCTGGGCGGTGGCGGCGACCCGTACGCTGCGCGGGCTGGTCAGTGGCCGGCTGCTCGAAGCGCCGCGCCCAGCACCGTCGGTGCTTCCGCGAGCGACGGTCCGTACCACGTGA
- a CDS encoding LysR family transcriptional regulator yields MTEDWRTPLAHRVPDLGALELLLAVARLGSLGRAARELGITQPAASGRLRSMETLLGVALVERSPRGSRLTDAGVLVTDWARRVVEAAEAFDAGAQALRTRRDSRLRVAASMTIAEYLLPGWLIALRGLRPDTAVSLSAGNSAAVADRLRAGEADLGFVEGLELPAGLDGAAIGHDRLVVVVAPGHLWARRRGPLSASELADTPLILRERGSGTRQVLDAALAAHGGAAPPLLELASTTAAKGAAVSGAGPSVLSELAVGEELGVRRLVAVPLAFALRRELRAVWPVGQRPSGPARDLLGLTRGPAG; encoded by the coding sequence ATGACCGAGGACTGGCGGACCCCGCTCGCGCACCGGGTGCCCGACCTCGGCGCGCTGGAGCTGCTGCTCGCCGTGGCACGGCTGGGCAGCCTGGGACGGGCGGCGCGGGAGCTCGGCATCACCCAGCCGGCGGCCAGCGGCCGGCTGCGGAGCATGGAGACGCTGCTGGGCGTCGCGCTCGTCGAACGGTCGCCCCGCGGGTCGCGGCTGACCGACGCCGGGGTGCTCGTCACGGACTGGGCCCGCCGGGTCGTGGAGGCCGCCGAGGCCTTCGACGCCGGGGCGCAGGCGCTGCGGACCCGGCGGGACTCCCGGCTGCGGGTCGCGGCCAGCATGACCATCGCGGAGTACCTGCTGCCCGGCTGGCTGATCGCGCTGCGCGGGCTGCGGCCGGACACGGCCGTGTCGCTGAGCGCCGGGAACTCCGCGGCCGTCGCCGACCGGCTGCGCGCGGGCGAGGCCGACCTCGGCTTCGTGGAGGGCCTGGAGCTGCCGGCCGGCCTGGACGGCGCGGCCATCGGCCACGACCGGCTGGTCGTCGTGGTCGCCCCGGGACACCTCTGGGCCCGCCGCCGCGGCCCGCTGTCCGCGTCCGAGCTGGCGGACACCCCGCTGATCCTCCGCGAGCGGGGCTCGGGCACCCGGCAGGTCCTGGACGCGGCCCTCGCCGCGCACGGCGGCGCCGCGCCGCCGCTGCTGGAGCTCGCGTCGACGACAGCGGCGAAGGGGGCGGCGGTGAGCGGGGCGGGGCCGTCGGTGCTGAGCGAGCTGGCGGTGGGGGAGGAACTGGGGGTGCGGCGGCTGGTGGCGGTGCCGCTCGCCTTCGCGCTGCGGCGGGAGTTGCGGGCGGTGTGGCCGGTGGGGCAGCGGCCTTCGGGGCCGGCGCGGGATCTGCTGGGGCTGACGCGCGGGCCTGCCGGCTGA